The following are encoded in a window of Diorhabda sublineata isolate icDioSubl1.1 chromosome 3, icDioSubl1.1, whole genome shotgun sequence genomic DNA:
- the LOC130441183 gene encoding protein toll-like, whose product MKFYGIFGVLYHVTLVTTMFNECNNNKNPRCLCIHSHDEYEYQCQNVLIHGVPYKYFHLDCENDKNLELPNYKSGNTTTLVRIRLCPLPDRLSILLKKFDIRSIKKLILFNTPIRGNTSFDKNTFDGYSEIEELTLDSIENQIDNDVLDNFHKLTQFNLGNSEISKLTNFNFPANLKILHITESRITKIPKLTVSKELKELHLWGNDIHKLETEDFKNLKYLESLDLSSNSISSIDEDSFADLKMLRDVNFNFNNLRQLNKTIFNNNKKLDTILLSYNPYLELHNELFVNLSQLKTINLKYCRISNLPEQLFKDTKNIREILLGNNEIKIIPPLFLAGLTKLEILDLSENSISALPDQIFIDLVELQTLKLNDNNLSTITESLFGNTANLVTLSLKNNRIKSIHIEAFENLQNLKSIDLSNNLYRHEYYYEASPFVGCEALENIVLKNNQIETFPSLFITMQSVKQIDLSSNKIESIQLAEIASTVFSDIEIIDLKNNKIEEVDFIGVETILKESLEERFDLITERMNKVILDLRENSLPCDCQNFDLIKYFHNQLDPLIENSIEILVGDSLCRNNSKRIVDVYPQDVNCMIIGINCPLECDCFWRPYTKFVEVDCAMRNLTYFPKININTTKLEVKLNGNKIVDSPSPELGYDNVQNLILSNNNLENIKWIPRGIEILKLNGNNLYNLDVGIFNETTKLISMNLADNPWECECSATDLQNFLKSHYKLVNSNEVLCFNDGTPLVEKSDLCRYSFAFKLSVLLTVVFLVFLVISLGCYISYRMEIKIWLYSRNCCLWFVAEDELDEDKKYDIFVSFARQDERLVTDYLLPALESGPEPFSTCVHFRDWIPGSTIMSNIRYSILNSKRTLVVLSNNFLDSVWSKKEFYLAHTHAINEGRARLIVIKYGDIDESKLDGDLKAYLDTNTYLEWGKPWFWNKLVYALPHSRKKKLFPPTV is encoded by the exons ATGAAGTTCTATGGAATCTTCGGTGTATTATATCACGTGACATTGGTAACGACAATGTTTAAtgaatgtaataataataaaaatccaCGCTGTTTGTGTATACACTCCCATGACGAGTACGAATATCAATGCCAGAACGTTTTGATACACGGAGTTCCgtacaaatattttcatctcgATTGCGAAAATGACAAAAACTTGGAACTTCCAAATTATAAATCCGGAAATACCACAACATTGGTTAGAATTAGATTGTGTCCATTACCGGAtcgtttatcaattttattaaagaaattcGATATAAgaagtattaaaaaactgattttgttCAATACGCCGATTCGAGGAAATacttcttttgataaaaatacgtTTGATGGTTATTCAGAAATAGAAGAGCTAACTTTAGATTCTATAGAAAATCAAATAGATAACGATGTATTggacaattttcataaattaactcaattcaatttaggaaatagtgaaatttcaaaacttacaaatttcaattttcctgcaaatctaaaaattttacatataacTGAGAGTCGTATCACTAAAATACCTAAATTAACGGTATCCAAAGAGCTAAAAGAACTTCATTTATGGGGAAACGATATACATAAGTTGGAAACAGAAGattttaagaatttaaaataCTTAGAATCGCTGGATCTTAGTTCCAATAGTATATCTTCCATAGACGAAGATAGTTTTGCAGATTTGAAAATGTTGCGCGatgtaaatttcaattttaataaccTGAGACAATTGAACAAAAccatattcaataataataaaaaattagatacaATTCTACTAAGTTATAATCCCTATTTAGAACTACACAATGAACTATTCGTCAACTTATCACAGTTGAAAACTATCAATTTAAAATACTGTCGAATCAGTAATCTACCGGAGCAATTATTTAAAGATACCAAAAATATACGCGAGATACTATTAGgaaataacgaaataaaaataattccacCCTTGTTTTTAGCGGGATTGACTAAATTGGAAATTCTCGATTTAAGTGAAAATTCAATTAGTGCACTTCCcgatcaaatatttattgatctCGTTGAATTGCAAACGTTGAAATTGAATGACAATAATTTGAGTACAATTACTGAAAGTTTGTTTGGCAACACTGCCAACTTAGTTACTTTATCCCTTAAGAATAACAGAATTAAAAGTATCCACATCGAGGCTTTTGAAAATCTACAGAATTTAAAATCGATAGACCTTTCCAATAACTTATATAGGCATGAATATTATTACGAGGCGAGTCCGTTTGTAGGTTGCGAAGCTTTGGAGAATATCGTTTTGAAAAACAACCAGATTGAAACTTTCCCTTCCCTCTTTATTACCATGCAGAGTGTGAAACAAATTGATTTAAGCTCCAATAAAATAGAAAGCATTCAG CTTGCCGAAATAGCAAGTACAGTATTCTCAGAcatcgaaataattgatttgaaaaataataaaatagaagaagttGATTTTATCGGCgttgaaacaattttaaaagaaagtttAGAAGAACGTTTCGATCTTATAACAGAAAGAATGAATAAAGTCATTCTGGATTTAAGAGAAAATTCTCTACCATGTGATTGTCAAAATTTCgatctaataaaatatttccataatcAATTAGATCCAC ttattgAAAACAGTATTGAAATATTAGTGGGAGACTCACTTTGTCGAAATAATAGTAAAAGAATCGTTGACGTTTATCCACAAGACGTAAACTGTATGATCATCGGTATTAATTGTCCTTTAGAATGCGACTGTTTTTGGAGACCGTACACTAAATTTGTAGAAGTAGATTGTGCTATGAGGAATCTTACATACTTTCCCAAAATAAACATCAATACGACAAAATTGGAAGTaaaattgaatggaaataaAATCGTCGATAGCCCAAGTCCAGAATTAGGATATGACAATGTACAAAACTTGATTCTATCgaataataatttggaaaatattaaatggATTCCAAGAGGTATAGAG aTTCTCAAACTAAATGGTAACAACTTGTATAACCTTGACGTTGGAATATTTAATGAAACAACAAAGTTAATATCGATGAATTTGGCTGATAATCCTTGGGAATGCGAATGTTCGGCAAcagatttacaaaattttttgaaatcccaCTACAAATTG gtGAATTCCAATGAAGTTTTATGTTTTAACGACGGAACACCTCTAGTAGAAAAAAGCGACCTTTGTCGCTACTCTTTTGCATTTAAATTAAGCGTCCTGCTAACCGTTGTATTCCTAGTATTTTTAGTGATTTCGCTGGGGTGTTACATATCTTACAGAATGGAAATTAAAATTTGGTTATATTCCAGAAATTGTTGTTTATGGTTTGTAGCAGAAGATGAATTAGATGAAGATAAGAAATATgatattttcgttagttttgCCCGACAGGACGAAAGACTCGTTACCGATTATCTTCTACCCGCTTTAGAATCCGGTCCTGAACCCTTCTCAACTTGTGTTCATTTCAGAGATTGGATTCCCGGATCGACGATAATGTCCAATATCCGTTATTCGATTTTAAATTCTAAAAGAACTTTAGTTGTTCTTTCTAATAATTTCCTAGATAGCGTTTGGAGTAAAAAGGAATTTTATTTAGCACATACGCATGCCATTAACGAAGGCAGAGCTAGATTAATAGTCATTAAATACGGCGATATCGATGAGAGTAAATTAGATGGCGATCTCAAAGCTTATCTTGACACCAACACTTACTTGGAATGGGGAAAACCATGGTTTTGGAACAAACTCGTATACGCTTTACCCCATTCgcgtaaaaaaaaattgtttccacCTACTGtgtga